One window of the Leucobacter komagatae genome contains the following:
- a CDS encoding helix-turn-helix transcriptional regulator, whose translation MNSSIGHKDSVVINAANASALTVLRTALPTATILVDSLEHADPEFVRSWLEHLQRGGRGLAVLHTDNQHSSFHLSVEALRAGRDDLLTALDTAHSIQLPPLSANNIERLLHEHSPRILDSGTIHAIVSLAEGRPRWALALLELSNTRGLSVFPRPMVPTSTPAGIVASVLRSIADSVGDMPPSTVAAASVVSQLGQMDLAGIEDLVGSDNCDALVSYGALIGDETQTLYRVPPLLAAAVRSRASATETSRFEDAVQRRLLRRRSLGFPLSVAESLFCTRPFQNDAAANDPTLEEQRTAAIEQSIVELVNFGEHKFAESLLLRQTDAPVLIPPPLRAAVLGALVSPEAGLAHIGPPPGEPGTNAYLGWLGLHSKLNELALTPVAREHSPTMGAEEAATQTIIQVWNGSEPVAHHLDSIREISSRDSNNALGLLADTLLDLEAARTGQVIAGSWLSTGAPAPRASTQVLADLPHTSGTLLLSQALSALFIGQGSRFAQELRSESRRTHLHEFHARWVRHYAAATMAIACGDLARSVIEWSELVKCAPHLVPLRLEAYLHETLATLDAARAAADSGHDEHLPPSSFSAPYALFLCFGNGKPPLLQHQLPPPGAATAPVPALLHKYVCAALEENPKELIRTADALLVFEAWGPALSALRQARDIYVSRRATTAATECKSRLEELERFLEKRIPNYEADPNRSDERIRLTNREKETASLAAEGLSNKEIAARLHCSIRTVESHISQARAKLGLQSRKDLAQVAMFAAPSEHQDELISQGNRRTESPR comes from the coding sequence GTGAACTCGAGCATCGGGCACAAAGACAGCGTCGTGATCAACGCCGCGAACGCCTCAGCGTTGACCGTGCTTCGCACCGCGCTCCCGACGGCGACAATACTTGTTGACTCACTGGAGCACGCAGACCCCGAGTTTGTTCGATCGTGGCTTGAGCACCTGCAACGCGGCGGGCGCGGGCTTGCGGTGCTCCACACAGATAACCAGCACAGTTCTTTCCACCTCTCCGTTGAGGCGCTACGAGCTGGCCGCGACGACTTGTTGACAGCTCTTGACACTGCCCACTCAATTCAGCTCCCACCGCTCTCTGCAAACAACATCGAGCGACTACTTCACGAGCACAGCCCCCGCATCCTAGATTCTGGCACCATCCATGCCATAGTTTCGCTGGCAGAGGGCCGCCCTCGCTGGGCACTTGCACTCCTCGAGCTCTCGAATACCCGAGGACTCTCGGTATTCCCGCGCCCGATGGTTCCAACTTCGACACCTGCCGGGATCGTCGCGTCAGTGTTGCGGAGCATCGCAGACTCTGTAGGAGACATGCCTCCAAGCACCGTCGCAGCTGCAAGCGTCGTTTCTCAGCTTGGCCAGATGGATCTAGCTGGGATTGAGGACTTGGTTGGTAGCGATAACTGCGATGCTCTGGTGAGTTATGGGGCACTCATCGGCGATGAAACTCAGACACTCTACCGCGTACCACCGCTACTCGCCGCCGCAGTCCGAAGTCGGGCCTCAGCAACGGAGACCTCAAGGTTTGAGGACGCTGTTCAGCGACGTCTCCTGAGGCGCCGCTCGCTGGGCTTCCCGCTCTCCGTCGCCGAGTCGTTGTTTTGCACACGGCCATTCCAGAATGATGCAGCAGCAAACGACCCCACTCTCGAGGAACAGCGGACCGCAGCAATCGAGCAGTCAATTGTCGAACTTGTAAACTTCGGTGAACACAAGTTTGCGGAGTCACTATTGCTCCGTCAGACCGATGCCCCTGTGCTCATCCCACCGCCACTTCGCGCGGCAGTACTTGGCGCACTCGTCAGCCCAGAAGCTGGGCTTGCTCACATCGGCCCACCTCCTGGCGAACCCGGCACAAACGCTTATCTTGGTTGGCTAGGTCTACACTCCAAGCTGAATGAGCTTGCTCTCACTCCTGTCGCTCGAGAACACTCTCCCACCATGGGGGCCGAGGAAGCTGCCACACAGACCATCATCCAGGTGTGGAACGGGTCAGAACCCGTTGCGCACCACCTCGATTCGATCCGCGAGATCAGTAGTAGAGATAGCAACAACGCGCTCGGACTGCTTGCAGATACCCTACTCGACCTCGAAGCTGCACGGACAGGGCAGGTCATCGCAGGTTCCTGGCTTTCAACTGGCGCACCCGCCCCCAGGGCATCAACGCAAGTGCTCGCCGACCTGCCGCATACGTCAGGCACCTTGTTGCTCTCTCAGGCCCTCTCCGCTTTGTTCATTGGGCAAGGGTCACGCTTTGCGCAGGAACTTCGTTCGGAGTCAAGACGCACCCATCTGCATGAGTTCCACGCCCGCTGGGTACGCCACTATGCCGCTGCGACTATGGCCATCGCCTGCGGTGATCTCGCCAGAAGCGTCATCGAGTGGTCCGAACTTGTGAAGTGTGCTCCACACCTCGTACCGCTTCGCCTCGAGGCGTACCTCCACGAGACGTTAGCGACGTTGGACGCAGCGCGGGCTGCAGCCGATTCCGGACATGACGAGCACCTCCCGCCGTCAAGTTTTTCTGCTCCCTACGCACTCTTTCTGTGTTTTGGAAACGGCAAGCCGCCACTGCTGCAGCACCAGCTACCTCCACCGGGTGCAGCTACTGCCCCAGTACCCGCGCTTCTCCACAAGTACGTTTGCGCTGCCCTTGAAGAGAATCCAAAAGAACTCATTCGCACAGCCGATGCCCTACTTGTTTTCGAGGCGTGGGGGCCAGCCTTGTCAGCATTGCGCCAAGCACGCGACATCTATGTCAGCCGCCGCGCAACGACGGCAGCTACTGAGTGCAAGAGCAGGCTTGAGGAGCTCGAACGATTCCTAGAGAAACGCATACCAAACTATGAGGCTGACCCGAATCGCTCAGACGAGAGGATACGCCTGACCAACCGAGAGAAGGAGACCGCCAGCCTTGCTGCGGAGGGACTGAGCAACAAGGAGATCGCGGCACGCTTGCACTGCAGCATCCGTACTGTGGAGTCACATATCTCTCAAGCTCGCGCGAAACTCGGGCTGCAGTCTCGCAAGGATCTCGCGCAGGTGGCAATGTTCGCCGCGCCTAGCGAGCATCAGGACGAACTGATCTCGCAAGGCAATAGGCGCACGGAATCGCCACGATAA
- a CDS encoding tRNA (cytidine(34)-2'-O)-methyltransferase, producing the protein MTRILFFEPRIAGNTGNTIRLAAGTGAELHIVNPLFDFEDSKLKRAGLDYHDLAVVHLHDSFEAAIEALAPARVFAFTARTTRPYTDVAYEPTDVLLFGPEPTGLPPEILAHEAVTDRLRIPMLPGPRSMNLANCAAIASYEAWRQQGFAGAA; encoded by the coding sequence GTGACTCGCATTCTCTTCTTTGAGCCCCGCATCGCAGGCAACACCGGCAACACGATCCGCCTCGCGGCGGGCACGGGGGCCGAGCTCCACATTGTGAACCCGCTCTTTGATTTTGAGGATTCAAAGCTCAAGCGGGCCGGGCTCGACTACCACGACCTTGCAGTTGTGCACCTGCACGACTCATTCGAGGCTGCGATTGAGGCGCTTGCGCCCGCGCGAGTTTTTGCGTTCACCGCCCGCACCACGCGACCATACACAGACGTCGCATATGAGCCGACCGACGTGCTGCTCTTCGGGCCGGAGCCGACTGGCCTGCCGCCCGAGATTCTTGCACATGAGGCGGTGACCGACCGGCTCCGCATTCCTATGCTCCCCGGCCCGCGCTCGATGAACCTCGCGAACTGCGCGGCGATCGCGAGCTACGAGGCCTGGCGCCAGCAGGGCTTTGCGGGCGCGGCCTAG